In the genome of Nocardioides sp. NBC_00368, the window GGAGACCTTCAGGGCCCGGTGCGCCTCGAGCACCTCGATGGCGGTGACCTCGTTGCCGAAGTAGTCCTTGTACTCGTACGTCCACGGCTTGGGCGAGACGTCGAGCCGGTGATGGACCACGATCTGGTTGGGCGTGGTCAGCGGGGTCAGCCGCGCCTGGTTGTAGGAGGCGACCGCCGGGCCGTCGTAGCTGAACGTCGTGGTGTGCACGATCCGGAACTGCATGCTCATCTCGATCAGACTCCTCAGACCGGCTGCCAGGCCAGCGCCTCGGCACCGGCGAAGTAGCGCTTGGTGACCGCCTCGGTGGCCTCCGCGCAGGTGACCTGGAGCCGCTCCATCTCGGCGGGCAGGTCCGCCAGGAGGTCGTGGAGCGAGCGGTACTCCAGCGACGCCCGCATCCGGCCGATCAGCCGGTGGGCCTCGTCGGAGAAGCCGGCTCGCCGGGTCGTGCCCTCCAGCGTGTCCAGTGCCCCTTCAGCCCGCTGCAGCGCGTGCACCACCGAGCGCGGGAAGATCCGGTCCAGCAGCAGGAACTCGGCCGCCGCCTGCTCGGTCTCGACCCCCTTGTTGACCCGCAGGAACGCGTCGTACGCACCACAGGCACGCAGCGTCGAGTTCCACTGCGACGCCCCGCCGGCCGAGGTCAGCGACGTGGTCGCGACCAGCCGCGAGGTCATGTCGGCGCGCTCGACGTAGCGCCCCAGCATCAGGAACTGCCAGGACTCGTCGCGCATCATTGTGGCGTCGGCGGTGCCGTTGATCTGGGCCACCCGGTCGCGTACCCAGCCGAAGATGAAGGGCGCGCGCATGTGCTTGAACTGCCCGGCCGGGATCGCCCGGTAGGTGGTGTTCAGCGCCTCCCACAGCGGCACCGAGAGCGTCTCCCGGGCCCCGCGGGCCGACTCCCGGGCTGCCCCGAGCGCATAGGCCATCGAGGTCGGTGCGGTGGTGTCGTACGCCAGCATGTCCAGGATCTGCGGCAGGCCGACCTTCTCGGTGGGCGGGATCTCGACGCCCATCACCGCGAGCAGCGAGCGGCAGGCCGTCTCCTCGTCGGTGGCGGCGTCCTCGAGGATGTGCTGGGTCTGCACGTCGAGTATCCGTGCGGTGTCCTCGGCGCGCTCGACATAGCGTCCGATCCAGAACATCGACTCGGCGATGCGACTCAGCATCACGCAACCCCCTGCGCTTGAGACTGACCCTGACTCTGACCCCGGCCGGTCGGCCGGGACGACGTCGGTCCGGCGAGCACCCAGGTGTCCTTCGAGCCGCCGCCACGGGAGCTGTTCACGATCAGCTCGCCTTCGGCGAGCGCCACCCGAGTCAGGCCACCGGGAAGAACCCAGACCTTGTCGCCATCATTGACCGCGAACGGCCTCAGGTCCACATGCCGCGCCCCGAGCTGCTCGTCGATGAAGGTCGGGACCGTCGAGAGCTGCACCACCGGCTGCGCGATCCAGGAGCGGGGGTCCTCCAGGATCTTGCCGCGCAGCACCTCCAGCTCGCGTGCCGAGGCCGCCGGTCCGATCACGATGCCCTTGCCGCCCGAGCCGTCGACCGGCTTGAGCACCAGCTCGTCGAGCCGGTCGAGGACCTCCTCGCGCGAGGACGCGTCGCCCATCCGCCAGGTGTCGACGTTCTTGATGATCGGATCCTCCGCCAGGTAGTAGCGGATGATGTCGGGCATGTAGGTGTAGACGAGCTTGTCGTCGGCGACCCCGTTGCCGACCGCGTTGGCCAGGGTCACGTTGCCCATCCGGGCGGCGTCGATCAGCCCGACGCAGCCGAGCATCGAGTCGGGCCGGAAGTGCACCGGATCGAGGAACTCGTCGTCGATGCGCCGGTAGATCACGTGGACCGGGGCCAGCCCCTTGGTCGTACGCATCAGCACCTGCCCGTTGCGGCAGACCAGGTCGCGCCCCTCGACGAGCTCGACGCCCATCGTCCGGGCCAGCAGCGCGTGCTCGAAGTAGGCGCCGTTGTAGACACCCGGTGTCAGCACGACCACCGTCGGGTCGGCAACACCGGCCGGAGCGGCCGCGCGCAGCGCTGCCAGGAGCTTCTGCGGGTAGTTGGCCACCGGCCGGATCCGGTGCTCGGCGATCGCCTCCGGGAGCGCGGCCGAGATCGCGCGGCGGTTGGTCATGACGTACGAGACGCCTGAGGGGACGCGCACGTTGTCCTCCAGCACGCGGAACTCGCCGGCGTTGTCCCGGACCAGGTCGATGCCGGAGACCTGCACACGTACGCCGTTGGGCGGGTGCACCCCCGCGGCGGCGCGGTGATAGTGGCTGGAGGTCGTGATCACCTCGCGCGGGATCACCCCGTCGTCGAAGACCTTGCCCTCGTCGTAGACATCGGCGAGGAACAGCTCCAGCGCCTTGACACGCTGCTGGACGCCCTTGTCGATCGTGGTCCAGGTGTCGCGCTCGATGACCCGCGGGACGATGTCGAGGGGGAAGGCCCGCTCCTCGCCGCCGATGTCGAAGGTGACGCCCTGGTCGAGATAGCTGGCCTGCATCGCCTCGACCCGGCTGATCAGCTCGGAGGCGCTGAGCCTGCGCAGGGAGTCGCCGAGCCGCTGGTAGGGAGGCCGCAGCTCGCTGCCGGAGAACATCTCGTCGAAGGCCGGATCTCGAGTCTCGTAGGCGTCGAACATCTGGCTCATGGTGGCAACCTACTGAAATCCGTGTAACAGCGCTGTTGCCCACGCGAACATCTCGCACAACGGTAGGTTGGCCACATGAGCGACGAGCACGCGGGCGAGTTCTACTACTGCCTCAAGCACCAGACCGTCGAGCCGTACGAGGGCTGCAAGGCCAAGGATCGTCTCGGTCCCTACGCCTCCCACGCCGAGGCCTCCCTGGCCCTGCAGAAGGTCCAGGAGAACAACGAGCGCTGGGACAAGGAGGACAAGGCCTGGGAAGGCGACGCGGGCAACGAGGACAGGTGATCCTCGGCTTCGGGTGACCCTCAGCGCGGGGTGACCCGAAGCAGGACGTCCTCGCCGCCGCCGTTGTCGGTGGTGACGAGGAGGTCCCCGTCGGCGGCCAGCGAGACCGTACGCAGCCGCCCATAGTCGTGCATGACCTCGGGCGACCGGTCGTCGGTCAGCTTCCCGGACTCGTCGAAGGAGACGACCCGCAGCTCCTGGTCCTTGAGCACGGCGACCGCGAGCGCCCCGCCGAAGGCACCCCAGCGCTTCTGCACCGGGATGAAGGTGCCGCCACCCGTCGCGACGGTCGGGTTGCCGGAGCTCCAGGCCGCCTCGATCTGCTCCCCGGGCAGATCCTGGTCGGTCATCGGCACCGACTCGTCGTAGCCGGAGCCCGGGTTCCAGCCGTAGTCGCCGCCGAGCGTGATCTCGTTGATCTCGTCGTCGCGGTCGGGGCCGTGCTCGACCGACCAGACGGTGCCGTCGGCACGCTGCGCCAGCCCCTGCACGTTGCGGTGGCCGAAGCTCGTGATGAATCGTCGTGGCCCCTCGTCACCGCCCCACGGGTTGCCCGGCCAGGGGTCTCCGGTCTCCGGGTCGAGGCGGAGCGTCTTCCCGCCCAGGGAGTCGAGGCTGCGCGGGTTCTCCTCGTTCGCGGCGTCGCCGGTGCCGACCCACAGCGCACCGTCGGCGCTGATCAGCAGCCGACAGCCACCGTGTCTCCCGGAGCTCGTGGGGAAGCCGTCGATCAGGGTCCGCTCCTGGGTGGCCCGGGTCAGTC includes:
- a CDS encoding alpha-E domain-containing protein, which gives rise to MLSRIAESMFWIGRYVERAEDTARILDVQTQHILEDAATDEETACRSLLAVMGVEIPPTEKVGLPQILDMLAYDTTAPTSMAYALGAARESARGARETLSVPLWEALNTTYRAIPAGQFKHMRAPFIFGWVRDRVAQINGTADATMMRDESWQFLMLGRYVERADMTSRLVATTSLTSAGGASQWNSTLRACGAYDAFLRVNKGVETEQAAAEFLLLDRIFPRSVVHALQRAEGALDTLEGTTRRAGFSDEAHRLIGRMRASLEYRSLHDLLADLPAEMERLQVTCAEATEAVTKRYFAGAEALAWQPV
- a CDS encoding circularly permuted type 2 ATP-grasp protein; its protein translation is MSQMFDAYETRDPAFDEMFSGSELRPPYQRLGDSLRRLSASELISRVEAMQASYLDQGVTFDIGGEERAFPLDIVPRVIERDTWTTIDKGVQQRVKALELFLADVYDEGKVFDDGVIPREVITTSSHYHRAAAGVHPPNGVRVQVSGIDLVRDNAGEFRVLEDNVRVPSGVSYVMTNRRAISAALPEAIAEHRIRPVANYPQKLLAALRAAAPAGVADPTVVVLTPGVYNGAYFEHALLARTMGVELVEGRDLVCRNGQVLMRTTKGLAPVHVIYRRIDDEFLDPVHFRPDSMLGCVGLIDAARMGNVTLANAVGNGVADDKLVYTYMPDIIRYYLAEDPIIKNVDTWRMGDASSREEVLDRLDELVLKPVDGSGGKGIVIGPAASARELEVLRGKILEDPRSWIAQPVVQLSTVPTFIDEQLGARHVDLRPFAVNDGDKVWVLPGGLTRVALAEGELIVNSSRGGGSKDTWVLAGPTSSRPTGRGQSQGQSQAQGVA
- a CDS encoding PQQ-dependent sugar dehydrogenase, which produces MRAALALASVVALGLSTAACSGDPSPATTPPPLNPSGSASAPPSASSSAPPAVLPTSGRVPELDVEVAGEGLDHPWDVADLGEDRFLVTERDRAVLSLIENGERREISLEDNDIWVSGETGLMGLEVDPGFAENRRIYTCQGWNGGEDVRVISWTLDAGLTRATQERTLIDGFPTSSGRHGGCRLLISADGALWVGTGDAANEENPRSLDSLGGKTLRLDPETGDPWPGNPWGGDEGPRRFITSFGHRNVQGLAQRADGTVWSVEHGPDRDDEINEITLGGDYGWNPGSGYDESVPMTDQDLPGEQIEAAWSSGNPTVATGGGTFIPVQKRWGAFGGALAVAVLKDQELRVVSFDESGKLTDDRSPEVMHDYGRLRTVSLAADGDLLVTTDNGGGEDVLLRVTPR